In Clostridium omnivorum, the DNA window AGAGTATGGATAAGTACGAAGAGGAAATAAAGAGAAATATAGGAGTAGTTCCTCAGAATATTGCTGTGTTTAATGATTTAACTGCATATGAAAATGTAGAATTTTTCGGAAGGCTCTATGGCTTAAGAGGAAAACTTCTAAAGGAAAGAGTAGAAGAAGCGCTGGAGTTTACCGGACTTTTGGATAGAAAGAAGGATTACCCAGGAAAGTATTCAGGAGGAATGCAGAGAAGATTGAATATTGCTTGTGCCATTGTTCACAAGCCAAAACTTATAATCATGGATGAGCCTACTGTAGGTATAGATCCACAGTCAAGAAATCACATATTGAATTCTGTTAAAAAGCTTAATGAAGGCGGCTCTACAGTAATTTACACTTCCCACTACATGGAGGAAATTGAGGAATTATGTACGGACATAACAATAATGGACCACGGAAAAGTAATAGCTAAAGGAACAAAAGAGGATTTAAAATCACTGGTATCCTTAGAGGAAAAGCTTACCCTAACACTATCTAATGTTAACTATACCATGGTGGATGAAATCAAGAGAATTTCAGGAGTTAAAGACTGTATAGTTGAAGATAGAAACATTACAGTAATATCAAAAAAGGACTGCAGAAATTTAAGCAGAATCATAGATGCAGTTAATAACTCAAACAGTGAAATATTAGGAATAGATGTTGAAAAGCCAAGTCTTGAGGGAGTATTCCTTACTCTTACAGGAAGAAAGCTGAGAGATTAGTAGGAGGGGTAACATGAATGTAATATATATAGCCTTAAGCACAATAAAACGGAACTTCAGAGATAAGAGATCTATGTTCAGGTCAATTTTAATGCCTATACTAATGATCATCGTTCTTGGAACAGCGCTTAACAGTGCTTTTGAAGGGCAGAAGATAGATAAATTTAATGTATGCTATCTTAATCAGGACAGTGGAACTCAGGGTGAGGAGTTTACAAAGTTTCTGAACTTAGATGACATAAAGGATGTACTGAACGTAAAAGAAGTAGCTTCTATTGAGGAAGGGCAAAAGCTCATTGACGAGCAAAAGGCTGTTTCACTAATAGTAATTCCAAAGAATTACTCTGAAAGGTTAAAATCAGGAGAAAATGCTTCGATTCAAATTTATAAAACCAAGTATACAGATTTTAAAAATGAGATTGTTGAAAATATAGTAGATGCTTACAATTCGGCTGGAAATGCCATGATGGCAGCTGCAAAGCTTAACCCAAAGGATTTAAGCTATAGCCGCTACAGCACAATAAAGGAAAATGTACTATCTACAGAAGGAAAGGCTCCAAGAGCTATAGATTATTACGGCGTGGCAATGCTGGTCTTAGCTATAATGAGCTCTGCATCCTTTGCAGCAGATATGGTTTCAGAGGACTACTTTGAAAATGTAGGAGTAAGAGTTAAGTCAACACCAGTAAAGCCTTTTGAGAGACTGCTTGGAAAAATAATTGGCTGTGTATTTGACATATTTGTGAAAGGTGTAATCATCATAGCCTTTAGTAAGTTTATATATCACGTGAACTGGGGAAGCAACTATGGAATGATAGCTTTAATTATGGTAAGTGCAGCTGTGTTTTCCACTATATTTGGAATGTTTCTAACTATGGCCGTTGGAAGTGGCAACAGAGCAAATGGGATTATAACCTTAGTAAATAATATTTTCACCTTTGTAGCAGGAGGATACGCTTTAATTATTACGACTGATGTTCAGACGTCAGCACTAATGCATCTTTCACCAAACTTTTATCCAATGACTGCGCTATTAAATGTAATATATTCAAATAATTATAGAGTTAATGTGCACTTCTTTAGCACAGCAGGTTATATTTCAATGCTTTGGGTGCTTTCAGCTGTGCTTTGTCTAGGCTTTATTGCACTTGAAAGGAGGAGAATAAGATGACAATCTTTTTTACAAATTTAAAAAGAATCTTTAAGAAAAAAGTAAATAGAATAACTATATTCCTTGCGCCTATTGTATTTATTATTTTATCCTTTAGTTTAATTACTCCTGGTACTATACATGTAGCAGTAGCTGATAAGGATAATACTGAATTCAGCAGAGCTTTTATAGAAGGGTTAAAAGAAAAAGCTGATGTTGGAGTTATATCAGAAGAGAATATGAAAACAGGTGTATACAATAAAACCATTGATTACGGAATTGTTATTGATAAAGGCTTTACAGACAGCTTAATAAAGGGTGAGGATGTTAAAATAGAATCCTTTAGGGCTGAGGGAGCAGGAGTGACTTCTATTGTGAAGCTGTATATAGAAAATTATATAAGCGCAGCAAAGAATATAGCAAAAAATGCTAATCGAAATAGTGAAGTCTTCTATTCTTCCTTCAAGGACTATGAAAAGGGAACCTTTAACAGCGAGAATATTGTGTTTGGAAATACTCAAGGTGATGGGAAAAAGGAAAAGATGGCACTTGGAATGCTTGGCTATGCAATGCTTCTAATAGCAACCTTTTCAACAAACATGATTCTTGAAGACAAGAAAAACAATACCTATACTCGTATGTTTTCAACTCCTCTAAAAAATTGGAACTACATGCTTCAAAATATACTTAGCATGCTGGTAGTAGTAATAATTCAAGTAGCTGTAGCCTTTCTATTTATGACAGGAGTGTTCAAGGCTCAGCTTGGGGCATCAGTATTAAGCTTGTTTCTCATATATACTATCTTTGCTGCCTGCAGTGTAGCACTAGCCCTAGCAATTGCAAGTGTTTCTAAAAACGTTAAGCAGGCTTCGGTTTTAGGACTATTAATAAATACCTTGGCAGGAATGGTTGGAGGCTTCTTCTGGCCAAAGGACTATATGCCAAGTACCTTACTTACCATAGGAAAGTTCACACCAGGATACTGGCTAACAGATGGAGTTGATAAGCTTTTAACTTCACCATCCATAACCTCTGCAGCACAGGATATAGGAATAATATTATTGTTCACATTGGCTTTTTTCATGGCTTCCTCATGGAAAAAGGTATATATAGAAAATATTTAATGAAAATGTTTGGGATGACCTGTATAATGATTTTATACAGGTTATTTATTTATAAAAAGGGTGCGTAATATGGAATATTTATTTAGGACATTGATTTTTTTAGTTATTATAGGTAAGTATGTACTTCTAAGAAGTATTTCTTCAGTGGAAGTGGCACTGCTTCTTGTGATAGCTACTGCAAATATATTTAAGCATAAATACAAGGTTACCTGGATAGGATTAATAGTGGAAATGGCACTGGCAGCCTTTGGATGCAGCTACAGCAGCTATTTTAGCTTAATATATGTACTTATAGCCTATGATGCTGGCAGTAAAAATATGAAACCTCTAGTAGTCCCATCAGCTATACTGGGGATGTACTTTTCAGCAGCAAATAATATTTTGGAAACAGGAGCATTTATTGCTGCAGCCTTTATGTTTGGAATACTCAATTTAAGGTTTGAAGAAAAGGTAAGCTCCTTTAAGGAAACCTATGATAATGAAAGAAGATACAGATATGAACTGGAAGCTGCTAAACAGAGACTTTTAAATTCGGCAAAGGAAACAGCCTATTTAGCTGAGATCAGAGAGAGAAACAGGATTGCTAGGGAAATTCACGATACTGTAGGGCACAGCCTTGCAGGTATTTTAATTCAGCTTCAGGCAGCTCAAAAGCTTAGAAATAGGGACGAAGAAAAGTCTGATGAACTTCTAGTGGATTCAATTGAGAGATTGTCGGATACCTTAAATGTGATGAGAAATACAGTCCACAACATAAAGCCTGGTGATTCCATGGGAATTGATTATATAAAAAGTATTATAAATAACTTCAATTATTGT includes these proteins:
- a CDS encoding ABC transporter permease, which gives rise to MTIFFTNLKRIFKKKVNRITIFLAPIVFIILSFSLITPGTIHVAVADKDNTEFSRAFIEGLKEKADVGVISEENMKTGVYNKTIDYGIVIDKGFTDSLIKGEDVKIESFRAEGAGVTSIVKLYIENYISAAKNIAKNANRNSEVFYSSFKDYEKGTFNSENIVFGNTQGDGKKEKMALGMLGYAMLLIATFSTNMILEDKKNNTYTRMFSTPLKNWNYMLQNILSMLVVVIIQVAVAFLFMTGVFKAQLGASVLSLFLIYTIFAACSVALALAIASVSKNVKQASVLGLLINTLAGMVGGFFWPKDYMPSTLLTIGKFTPGYWLTDGVDKLLTSPSITSAAQDIGIILLFTLAFFMASSWKKVYIENI
- a CDS encoding ABC transporter ATP-binding protein, with product MIVEINNLVKRYKDFIAVDNLNLSIKEGEIFGLLGPNGAGKTTTINTILGLSKKDSGEVKIFGKSMDKYEEEIKRNIGVVPQNIAVFNDLTAYENVEFFGRLYGLRGKLLKERVEEALEFTGLLDRKKDYPGKYSGGMQRRLNIACAIVHKPKLIIMDEPTVGIDPQSRNHILNSVKKLNEGGSTVIYTSHYMEEIEELCTDITIMDHGKVIAKGTKEDLKSLVSLEEKLTLTLSNVNYTMVDEIKRISGVKDCIVEDRNITVISKKDCRNLSRIIDAVNNSNSEILGIDVEKPSLEGVFLTLTGRKLRD
- a CDS encoding sensor histidine kinase, producing MEYLFRTLIFLVIIGKYVLLRSISSVEVALLLVIATANIFKHKYKVTWIGLIVEMALAAFGCSYSSYFSLIYVLIAYDAGSKNMKPLVVPSAILGMYFSAANNILETGAFIAAAFMFGILNLRFEEKVSSFKETYDNERRYRYELEAAKQRLLNSAKETAYLAEIRERNRIAREIHDTVGHSLAGILIQLQAAQKLRNRDEEKSDELLVDSIERLSDTLNVMRNTVHNIKPGDSMGIDYIKSIINNFNYCPVDFKCSGDFSSLPANILETISSDIKEALTNAYKYSKATAIEVKIDIDQSRVRVYIKDNGEGCPNLKEGFGLMGIRERIKNLGGTVSFSGENGFVIVYVIPIGKGDNN
- a CDS encoding ABC transporter permease, whose amino-acid sequence is MNVIYIALSTIKRNFRDKRSMFRSILMPILMIIVLGTALNSAFEGQKIDKFNVCYLNQDSGTQGEEFTKFLNLDDIKDVLNVKEVASIEEGQKLIDEQKAVSLIVIPKNYSERLKSGENASIQIYKTKYTDFKNEIVENIVDAYNSAGNAMMAAAKLNPKDLSYSRYSTIKENVLSTEGKAPRAIDYYGVAMLVLAIMSSASFAADMVSEDYFENVGVRVKSTPVKPFERLLGKIIGCVFDIFVKGVIIIAFSKFIYHVNWGSNYGMIALIMVSAAVFSTIFGMFLTMAVGSGNRANGIITLVNNIFTFVAGGYALIITTDVQTSALMHLSPNFYPMTALLNVIYSNNYRVNVHFFSTAGYISMLWVLSAVLCLGFIALERRRIR